TGGGCTAGGATGGGCCGGGATAGGTAAACATAGAGAGAGAGGAGTGGGAAAAGCATGTTTGAGCCGTGTAGAAATATTGGAGACTGGATGAGGGACTTTCCTGGTAGATGGTGGGTGGCGGGAGGCTGGGCAGTGGATCTTCATATAGGAGAAGAAACCCGTCATCATCATAATGTGGATATTGCTTTAATAGAGCCTGAGGACAGCAGCTTCTTCCGCGATTGGTCCCCGCTTGGGACATCTCCCAGTGGAAGTCTCCGTGTATCCTACAGGGGAGGAAGTAAATGTGTGGCTGCAGGAACAGGAAAAGGAGAGGTTCCGTTTCTCCGCAGCTGTTCATTATGATCTATCTTCCATGCATCTGCGCTCGGAGAACGGGCTGCCTTACTTAAATCCGGAAATTGTCCTTTTGTATAAAGCATTTTCTGATACGGAAAAGAACGAAGCAGATTTCAAGTTGCTGTATCCTCACTTGAATGAGCATCAAAAAGAATGGCTGAAACAAGGATTAATGCATCATCGCCCGCAGCATCATTGGTTAATCCGGCTGCTGTATTGATGTTTGTTATATAGCTGCGGGATAAAATTATTAAAGGCTTTAACTTTAATGTGACGGGCGTTACGGTCATTATGCTCAGGAAGAAAGTCCGCTTTTCTGTTTATATTTTCTAAGTATGGGTATTCGTCTATAAGAACTTCCATGACCGGGGGATGCCTCTTACCCGGGAATCTCACCAGGTCGGAAAGGAGACGAATGATGAATAAGGTTACATCCGTATTTTGGATCACATTAGCCATCGCACTATTGTCGGTCGTTTGGGGGGCGGTGGCACCCGGCAACTTAGGGGAGATCACAGGTAGTATTCAAACCTACATTTCTGTCCATTTCGGCTGGTATTATTTATTGATTGTCACAGGTTTCGTACTATTCTGTCTGTACATGATCATCAGCCCATACGGGAAAATCAAATTGGGAAAACCATCAGATAAACCGGATTACAGTTATCCCACATGGTTTGCAATGCTTTTCAGCGCAGGGATGGGGATCGGACTCGTCTTTTGGGGAGCGGCCGAGCCGACAACTTTTTTTGCCTCCGACGCACCTTTGTCGGAAACGGGTTCTGATGCCGCTCTTAACGAAGCGATGCGGTTCGTTTATTTTCACTGGGGTGTGCATGCTTGGGGAATTTATGCCATCGTCGCGCTTGTGCTCGCTTACTTTAAGTTCCGCCGGGGAGCACCCGCTTTGATCAGTTCGACCCTGGAACCGCTTTTTGGAGAGAAAATGAAGGGGCCGTGGGGGAAACTGGTGGACGTCATCGCTGTATTTGCAACGATTGTAGGTGTGGCAACGACACTTGGGTTCGGGGCAGCGCAGATCAACGGCGGCCTTACGTATCTGACTTCCATTGAGGATTCTTTTGGAATTCAATTGACCATTATCCTGATTGTTACGGTGCTGTTCATGATGTCTGCTTATACAGGGCTAAGTAAAGGGATCAAGTACTTAAGTAATACGAATATGATTTTGGCAGGTCTGCTCCTGCTTGTGATGCTGATTGTCGGACCGACTTTATTCATTTTGAATATGTTCACAGATACAATCGGTGCATACTTACAGAACCTTCCAGGGATGAGTTTCCGTCTTGCGCCGAACAGTGAAGAAAGCAGAACCTGGATCAATGACTGGACGGTTTTCTACTGGGCCTGGTGGATTGCCTGGTCTCCATTTGTAGGAATCTTCATCGCCCGTGTTTCTAAAGGGCGGACGATTCGGGAATTCCTTTCCGGTGTCCTGCTCGTCCCGTCAGCCATCGGATTCCTTTGGTTTTCCACATTCGGTTCCTCTGCCATTCAAGTGCAGAGAAGTGGAGATGCAGACCTGACCCAATTAGCGACAGAGCAGGTATTATTCGGCTCCTTCGACAATTATCCACTCGGTTTGATTATGTCGATTATCGCGATGTGTCTGATCGGTACATTCTTTATTACATCAGCAGATTCCGCTACGTTCGTGCTCGGAATGCAGACGACGAACGGTTCACTGACACCGCCAACGATGGTCAAGTTCGTCTGGGGACTGATCCAATCATCCATGGCTGCGGTACTGCTTTATTCAGGTGGACTGCAGGCACTGCAGAATGCTTTGATTTCAGCCGCTTTCCCCTTTTCCTTCGTCATGATTCTCATGGTCGTATCCTTGTACAAGGCGCTGCGTGCCGATAAGAAGGCGATAGAAAGGGATAATGAACAAATGGAAAAGGATTCCGCTTAACCGGAAGCTTTTGTCTTCCACTCATCCGTAACCGCTTTTTCACTGTTTTTTAATTATTTTCATGAAATTGTATCATTAAGGAGATTCGAATTCTGATAGAATAGAGAGTGACTATGCATGTCGCAAAGGAGTTATGGATGATGTGGGAATGGAAGAACATATACCGCGGACTGCTGATGGGAGCGAGTGATGTCGTTCCGGGAGTCAGTGGAGGAACCATCGCGGTCGTTTTAGGTATTTATGATCGTCTTATTGAAGCGATCAATGGAATATTCAGCAGGGAATGGAAACGGCATCTTCGTTTTCTCATCCCGCTTGGAATCGGTATTGGTATATCGATCGTCCTGCTTGCTAATGTAATTGAATGGTTGTTTGAGCATTATCCTGGTCCGACCCAGTTTTTCTTCCTTGGTCTGATCATCGGAGTCCTGCCTTATTTAGCGCATAAAGCGGATATGAAGCATACCTTTAAAGCTCAGCATTACCTGCTGCTTCTGATCGGTGCAGCCGCGGTCGCTTCTATGGTGTTTTTCCAGACAGGAGAATCCGAGCCGCTGCAAAACATGACAGCTTCAACGTATCTGCTGCTCTTCTTCTCGGGTTGGATTGCCAGCAGTGCTATGATTCTGCCGGGCATCAGCGGATCGTTCATTTTGCTGATCATCGGTATCTATTCGACGGTTGTCAGCGGTATCTCTGATTTCCGGATCGACATCATTGCCGTGGTCGGTATTGGAATTCTGATCGGACTGATAACGATGAGTAAAATCGTCAAGTTTTTCCTGGAGAATTATACGGCTGGTACGTTTGCCGTCATCATCGGATTGGTGATCGGGTCCGTCGTCGTCATCTTCCCGGGAGTTCCGGAGAACGGTGTCATGTGGATCGTCAGCATCGTTACGTTCCTTGCAGGTCTGGCAGCGGCGTGGCTGCTCGGAAGAGTCGAATATAAATAAGCAGAACGTAAGACAAAAGTTCCAGATTCTATTAAGATGGAAGATAGATTGAAGCACAAAGGAGAATGGAAGATATGGAATCTATTCATACTGTTGATACATTCAACGAAATCATTGAAAGCGAGCAGCCGGTTATTGTGAAGTTCCAAGCGGACTGGTGCCCGGATTGCCGCCGTATGGACATGTTTATCGGAGATATTCTCGAGGAGTACAACGGATATCAATGGTACGATGTTAATCGTGATGAACTTCCGGAAATGGCGGAGAAATATGAAGTCATGGGCATTCCGAGTCTCTTGATTTTCAAGAACGGTAATAAACAGGCACATCTTCACAGTGCGAACGCGAAGACTCCCGAAGAAGTGCTGGAGTTTTTGAAAGCAAGTCTTTAATCGGTACGTCCACATGGTCCCCATGTGGACGTTTTCTATAAGGAGGTTCTGCCATTTGTACAAACGGTTGTTATTGGTTGGTGCGGGTCATGCCCATTTAGAAGTGTTGCGCCAGTGGAAGGAGAATCCACTTCCGAACGTACAAGTATGTTTGATCTCGCCAAACCGTTACCAATATTACTCAGGAATGTTCTCCGGTTTTACAGAGGGTATCTATGAAGAGGAAGAGACACGTGTGGATCTCAGGAGGCTGACTATAGATGCCTGTGTTCACCGGATTCAAAAGAAAGCAGCGAGGATCGACGTTCGTCATAAGAAAATCATTTGCGAAGATGGATCCGCTTATCCGTTCGATGTCGTCAGCTTTGATATCGGTTCTGGGAGTCTCCCCCCTGATTTTGCAGAGTCGCCTGCGCGCTCGGTCAAGCCGAATGACGAATTCATTGAACAAATGAAGGAATTGCGGGAAACACCGATGCCGCTCATTATCGGTGGGGGAGCGGCCGGGACGGAGCTGGCTCTGTCGATGCAGGCCTATAAAGAGATGCAGGGGATTCCCGGCCAGGTACGTATCATTACATCCGGGCGCATTTTGTCGGATGCGCCCAAGTGGGTCTCTACGAAGCTGGAAGGATTGTTGAGGGAAAAGGGTGTGCGAGTCTGGGAGCAGGAACGTGTACAGGAGGTTTCAGACTCCCATGTCCATACAGCTACCGGCAATCAGGTTCGCCACACAGGTGTGCTCTGGCTGGGCGGAGCTTTCGGTGATACCGTCTTTGAACGCTCGGGTGTGGAAGTGGATGAACGGAGTTTTGCTTACGTTCGTTCGACCTTACAATTCGAAGGGTTCGATTACATGTTCGGTGCGGGCGATTGTGTCACCATGATGGATCATCCCGATCTGCCGAAAAGTGGTGTCTATGCGGTAAAGCAGGGGCCGGTGTTGTTTAACAATCTAAGAAGTTATCTGGATGGGAAAGAACTGCAGCATTTCTCTCCTCAGAAAAATGCCATGTATATTCTGTCGACAGGCGGAAAGCGGGGATTCCTTATCTATGGACCGCTCAGTGCCCATAACCGGCAGGCTTGGAAGATGAAGCATAAAATAGACAAAGAATTCATGGCCAAATATCAATAAAAAAGTCTTTGACGTCTGTCCTTCAGCACAGGACTCGTCAAAGACTTTTTTTCAGCGTATTTTTAACCATTCTTTCACTTTATTGCGGAATAAGAAAGTAAGAACGAGGACGAAGGCGAAGACGCTGAAAGCTGCAATGATCAAGCTGCGGTTCCCGCTGGCCAGACTTGTACCTACTAAACTGTAGGCAAAAGAACCGGGAAGCATCCCTATGACGGTAGCGAGCAGGAAAGCAGAGAGGCGGACTCTTGTCATTCCGGCAAGGTAGCTTAAAATATCGAAACCGACTAGTGGGATAAGGCGCAGAATGAATACATACAGAAAACCTTGACGCTTCATCCTCGGATAGACCGCTGCCGCCCATTTGGATTCTTCGAATTTCAGGACGGAATCTCCGAAGAAACGCCCCATCGCATAGCCGGTGATCGATGCTGCTGTCGCTCCGATGATGATATAAAGGATTCCGGGCCACAATCCGTAAGCGAAG
This sequence is a window from Bacillus sp. SB49. Protein-coding genes within it:
- a CDS encoding nucleotidyltransferase domain-containing protein → MRDFPGRWWVAGGWAVDLHIGEETRHHHNVDIALIEPEDSSFFRDWSPLGTSPSGSLRVSYRGGSKCVAAGTGKGEVPFLRSCSL
- a CDS encoding DUF368 domain-containing protein yields the protein MWEWKNIYRGLLMGASDVVPGVSGGTIAVVLGIYDRLIEAINGIFSREWKRHLRFLIPLGIGIGISIVLLANVIEWLFEHYPGPTQFFFLGLIIGVLPYLAHKADMKHTFKAQHYLLLLIGAAAVASMVFFQTGESEPLQNMTASTYLLLFFSGWIASSAMILPGISGSFILLIIGIYSTVVSGISDFRIDIIAVVGIGILIGLITMSKIVKFFLENYTAGTFAVIIGLVIGSVVVIFPGVPENGVMWIVSIVTFLAGLAAAWLLGRVEYK
- a CDS encoding thioredoxin family protein, producing MESIHTVDTFNEIIESEQPVIVKFQADWCPDCRRMDMFIGDILEEYNGYQWYDVNRDELPEMAEKYEVMGIPSLLIFKNGNKQAHLHSANAKTPEEVLEFLKASL
- a CDS encoding FAD-dependent oxidoreductase codes for the protein MYKRLLLVGAGHAHLEVLRQWKENPLPNVQVCLISPNRYQYYSGMFSGFTEGIYEEEETRVDLRRLTIDACVHRIQKKAARIDVRHKKIICEDGSAYPFDVVSFDIGSGSLPPDFAESPARSVKPNDEFIEQMKELRETPMPLIIGGGAAGTELALSMQAYKEMQGIPGQVRIITSGRILSDAPKWVSTKLEGLLREKGVRVWEQERVQEVSDSHVHTATGNQVRHTGVLWLGGAFGDTVFERSGVEVDERSFAYVRSTLQFEGFDYMFGAGDCVTMMDHPDLPKSGVYAVKQGPVLFNNLRSYLDGKELQHFSPQKNAMYILSTGGKRGFLIYGPLSAHNRQAWKMKHKIDKEFMAKYQ
- a CDS encoding glycine betaine uptake BCCT transporter, whose protein sequence is MNKVTSVFWITLAIALLSVVWGAVAPGNLGEITGSIQTYISVHFGWYYLLIVTGFVLFCLYMIISPYGKIKLGKPSDKPDYSYPTWFAMLFSAGMGIGLVFWGAAEPTTFFASDAPLSETGSDAALNEAMRFVYFHWGVHAWGIYAIVALVLAYFKFRRGAPALISSTLEPLFGEKMKGPWGKLVDVIAVFATIVGVATTLGFGAAQINGGLTYLTSIEDSFGIQLTIILIVTVLFMMSAYTGLSKGIKYLSNTNMILAGLLLLVMLIVGPTLFILNMFTDTIGAYLQNLPGMSFRLAPNSEESRTWINDWTVFYWAWWIAWSPFVGIFIARVSKGRTIREFLSGVLLVPSAIGFLWFSTFGSSAIQVQRSGDADLTQLATEQVLFGSFDNYPLGLIMSIIAMCLIGTFFITSADSATFVLGMQTTNGSLTPPTMVKFVWGLIQSSMAAVLLYSGGLQALQNALISAAFPFSFVMILMVVSLYKALRADKKAIERDNEQMEKDSA
- a CDS encoding TVP38/TMEM64 family protein, giving the protein MSRKSIGRALVVLTVFLFAVFIVRSQLNVSPDHIRSYILSFGAWGPALFILLYAAGPIIVFPTSILSLAAAFAYGLWPGILYIIIGATAASITGYAMGRFFGDSVLKFEESKWAAAVYPRMKRQGFLYVFILRLIPLVGFDILSYLAGMTRVRLSAFLLATVIGMLPGSFAYSLVGTSLASGNRSLIIAAFSVFAFVLVLTFLFRNKVKEWLKIR